From a single Herbiconiux sp. SALV-R1 genomic region:
- a CDS encoding response regulator, which produces MTAALRVLVVDDDFHVARLHSRIVDSLDGFAVSATAGTVAEAVAAIEADRPDVVLADIYLPDGSGLDLIARYDLDSVVLSAAVTSAAVRRAFQRGAFGYLVKPFADEQLVTLLRSYQRYRNLLDARPELDQETIDRARRVLNGGARDTPARRSPTESAVLEVLVAADTALSAPVVAERLGLSRATAQRHLSALAHQGLLVVELQYGSTGRPEHRYRSVAQH; this is translated from the coding sequence ATGACCGCAGCGCTCCGGGTGCTCGTCGTCGACGACGACTTCCACGTCGCACGGCTCCACTCGCGCATCGTCGACTCGCTCGACGGCTTCGCGGTCTCGGCGACGGCGGGCACGGTCGCCGAGGCGGTCGCGGCCATCGAGGCCGACCGCCCCGACGTGGTGCTCGCCGACATCTACCTCCCCGACGGCTCGGGCCTCGACCTCATCGCCCGCTACGACCTCGACTCCGTCGTGCTGTCGGCGGCGGTGACGTCGGCTGCCGTGCGTCGCGCGTTCCAGCGCGGAGCCTTCGGCTACCTCGTGAAGCCGTTCGCCGACGAGCAGCTCGTCACGCTGCTGCGCTCGTACCAGCGCTACCGCAATCTGCTCGACGCCCGGCCCGAGCTCGACCAGGAGACCATCGACCGGGCCCGCCGGGTGCTGAACGGGGGAGCCCGCGACACCCCGGCACGCCGCTCGCCCACCGAATCGGCGGTGCTCGAGGTGCTCGTGGCGGCCGACACCGCGCTGTCGGCACCGGTCGTCGCCGAGCGGCTCGGCCTCTCGAGGGCCACCGCGCAGAGACACCTCTCCGCGCTCGCGCACCAGGGTCTGCTCGTGGTGGAGCTGCAGTACGGCAGCACCGGCCGGCCGGAGCATCGCTACCGATCGGTCGCGCAGCACTGA
- a CDS encoding biotin/lipoate A/B protein ligase family protein has product MHGEYKVPGGKLVVVDLDEVDGRIRDFRLAGDFFLEPDDALPLIDAAVEGLPSDSDAATIAAAVRGALPEGAVLLGFSPEAVAVAIRRSLAKATSWDAYEWQLIHSGPETPQMQLALDEVLTTEVGEGRRKPTLRIWEWNRPAVVIGSFQSLKNEVDLENAEKYGFEVVRRISGGGAMFMDANSVVTYSIYAPAALVQGMTFADSYAFLDEWVITALKSLGIEAFYQPLNDISSTKGKIGGAAQKRLGNGAVLHHATMSYDMDGEKMVQVLRIGREKMSDKGTKSAAKRVDPLRSQTGLPRDEVIDRLIATFTGLYGAHPSTITDAERAAAEELVRTKFATPEWIGRVP; this is encoded by the coding sequence ATGCACGGAGAGTACAAGGTGCCGGGCGGCAAGCTCGTGGTCGTCGATCTCGACGAGGTCGACGGGCGCATCCGCGACTTCAGGCTGGCGGGCGACTTCTTCCTCGAACCCGACGACGCGCTGCCGCTCATCGACGCGGCGGTCGAGGGTCTTCCGAGCGACAGCGACGCGGCGACCATCGCGGCAGCCGTGCGCGGGGCGCTGCCCGAGGGAGCGGTGCTGCTCGGGTTCTCACCCGAGGCCGTCGCGGTCGCCATCCGGCGTTCGCTGGCGAAGGCGACGAGCTGGGATGCGTACGAGTGGCAGCTCATCCATTCCGGGCCCGAGACGCCGCAGATGCAGCTCGCGCTCGACGAGGTGCTCACCACCGAGGTGGGGGAGGGGCGCCGCAAGCCCACCCTGCGCATCTGGGAGTGGAACCGGCCCGCCGTGGTGATCGGCAGCTTCCAGTCGCTGAAGAACGAGGTCGACCTCGAGAACGCCGAGAAGTACGGCTTCGAGGTGGTGCGGCGCATCTCGGGCGGCGGGGCGATGTTCATGGATGCGAACTCGGTCGTCACCTACTCCATCTACGCGCCCGCGGCGCTCGTGCAGGGCATGACCTTCGCCGACTCCTACGCCTTCCTCGACGAGTGGGTGATCACGGCGCTGAAGTCGCTCGGCATCGAGGCGTTCTACCAGCCGCTGAACGACATCTCGTCGACCAAGGGCAAGATCGGCGGGGCCGCGCAGAAGCGTCTCGGCAACGGTGCCGTGCTGCACCACGCCACGATGAGCTACGACATGGACGGCGAGAAGATGGTGCAGGTGCTGCGCATCGGCCGGGAGAAGATGAGCGACAAGGGCACCAAGTCGGCGGCCAAGCGGGTCGACCCGCTGCGCAGCCAGACCGGGTTGCCGCGCGACGAAGTGATCGACCGCCTCATCGCGACGTTCACCGGGTTGTACGGTGCGCATCCGTCGACCATCACCGACGCCGAGCGCGCCGCCGCCGAGGAGCTGGTGCGCACGAAGTTCGCGACCCCCGAGTGGATCGGACGAGTTCCGTGA
- a CDS encoding heme-degrading domain-containing protein, producing the protein MKTDPRSPELPVFTAEALAEVPRLELPAFTNDDAVELGTIAVELVRERDLDLAVDVVLGDDLVFRARLGATGPGNDPWLAGKAAVVRHFGIPSLLVKRRFEDAGTPFEQATDPMIDHEVMRAHGGSIPLFAAGELVGTLTTSGEPDVIDHQLAAAAIDRFRARRGL; encoded by the coding sequence GTGAAGACCGACCCCAGAAGCCCCGAGCTCCCGGTGTTCACCGCGGAGGCGCTCGCCGAGGTGCCGCGGCTGGAGCTACCCGCGTTCACGAACGACGATGCGGTCGAGCTGGGAACGATCGCGGTCGAGCTCGTCCGCGAGCGCGACCTCGACCTGGCCGTCGACGTGGTACTCGGCGACGACCTGGTGTTCCGCGCCCGGCTGGGCGCGACCGGGCCCGGCAACGACCCGTGGCTCGCGGGCAAGGCCGCGGTGGTGCGGCACTTCGGCATTCCGTCGCTGCTCGTGAAACGGCGCTTCGAAGACGCCGGCACGCCCTTCGAGCAGGCCACCGACCCCATGATCGACCACGAGGTGATGCGGGCCCACGGCGGCTCCATCCCCCTCTTCGCCGCCGGCGAGCTCGTCGGCACCCTCACCACCTCCGGCGAACCCGACGTCATCGACCACCAGCTCG